The Sphaeramia orbicularis chromosome 15, fSphaOr1.1, whole genome shotgun sequence region TAGACTGATGAACTGGACATACCACCAAAATGATTTCATGCCAGTGGAGTTTGATATAGATGTAATCATtcagcaagtaaaaaaaaatgaaatgaaattaatgtttatctgCTAAAACGAGACTCTGCTCTTTTTTAATTGTAGTTGATCCAATCACATATAATAACATGTTTGTCTTAGATTTGTTAAATAATGTAGTTATGGGTGAATATGTCATCAGCAATATTACTGAACtcaatatcagtaaatatgtaacCTCCTCAGTTTCAATCATTTCAGTTTTCCTGTTTCCTAAATCTTCTACTGTAATAAAATGCATGTGTTGTAGGTGTGTTTGTTTCCATGTTTCTGCACGTTCCTGTCACAATAATGCCAATGAACTAAGACACTTTTGTAACAGACCGCACACAATGCACATCCCACTATTATTTGTATTCAGATAGTTGTATTGCAGTATTCGCTAACATTCACGACACGTtaaacagtccctccaggatttcgcaggatttttttttttttttttaattgttgcggcctaaaatgcctgattttgcggcagcttttccaaaaaaaatgcGGTGAAAGTTGTGATGATCTGAGGcgtcttttattaaagtcacaggaacatgggcgtttgcaaattacctagaacagtcttttttgagtttttagccttaaaaagtaccaggaagcaatgattttaaacaaaacagccttttcttctttcattcatttatttgtttagagCAGCCAATGAGATTGGAGCGTCACAgtacgccagccaatgagagcagagcgtcacagaacgccagccaatcacagcagaccgtcaaagaacgccagccaatgagagcgcagcatcacagaacgccagccaatcagagcgcagcatcacagaacaccagccaatgagagcgcagcgtcacagaacgccagccaatcagagcagagcgtcacagaacaccagccaatgagagcgcagcgtcacagaacatcaaccaatcagagagcagcgtcacaggatgccagccaatgagagcgcagcgtcacagaacgccagccaatgggagcgcagcatcacagaacgccagccaatcacagcagagcatcacagaacatcaaccaatcagagcgcagcgtcacagaacaccagccaatgagagtgcagcatcacagaacgccagccaatcagagcagagcgtcacagaacgccagccaatgagagcgcagcgtcacagaacgccagccaatcagagcagagcgtcacagaacgccagccaatgagagcgcagcgtcacagaacgccagccaatcagagcgcggcGTCACAGAATGCcggccaatgagagcacagcgtcacagaacgccagccaatcagagcagagtgtcacagaaagccagccaatgagagcgcagcatcacagaacgccagccaatcagatcagagcgtcacagaacatcagccaatgagagcgcagcgtcacataacaccaaccaatcagagcgcagcgtcacagaatgccagccaatcagagcagagcgtcacataacaccaaccaatcagagcgcagcgtcacagaacgcctaccaatcagagcgcagcgtcacagaacgccagccaatgagagcgcagcatcacagaacatcagccaatcagagcagagcgtcacagaacgccagccaatgagagcgcagtgtcacagaatgcctgccaatcagaatgcagcgtcacagaacgccagccaatcagagcgcatcgtcacagaatgccagccaatcagatcagagcgtcacagaacatcagccaatgagagcgcagcgtcacagaacctcaaccaatcagagcgcagcgtcatagaacaccagccaatgagagcgcagcgtcacagaacaccagccaatgagagcacagcgtcacacaaCCTGacagcctgatccttagttttccTCTTTCCTCTTGTGCTGTTCCACAGTTATAGccaacattttttgtaataaataacttgtacatacaaatgcaatgtagaacaacatcactttcatccaaatacatgcagaaCGTTAAAAGCTCTCTTTTGTATTCTTTCTTCAGAGTACAGATGCGGGCGGGCTGAGAAAGTCAACAAAACACGCGCACCTAAACTATGACACATTGATGGGCGGAGTCACAAGTGGTTCCTTTTCCTGGTTTGGTTGAATCGTCATCGTTTACCCGCGTTTGTTGAACAACCCACTTTTGTTTGGCGGGATTGAAGATACAACAAGCGACCCTACTTTCTAGTCGGTAAAGTGAATAAACCATCCATTATCTACTTGTTATTCCTGTCATATATCGTCGCTGTGTGTGAAGTTGTTACTGATTCGACGGTGTTAACACGACTGTCGTCTAGTTAACTTTCGAGGTAATGTTAGCTAGCATGTTTCCCACTGTATTAACCTAGTATTAACCCTCTTATTTATGACTGTTAAGTATTTACAACATGCAGCGTTACGTTCCATACAATAGTGAGTTCAGAATGCATTTGCTTTGATTTTAATATTAACAAAAGCAGCAGTCTTCTGGTTAGCCTTGTACATCCATTGCATGTTGTAGCATAACAATAAAACTAGCTAGTTAACATCTGTCATATGTCTAGGTTAATGTAGCAGTTTATGTTTGTAATTATTGAGACAAGAACTAAAACACTTCTTCAGTCCAGTATATAGAAATGGGGGGCTTCAGCAGTGCAAGAAAAGCATTTTGAAATGAAGTAGCTTGGGTTTCATTCATGTTAGTTTTAATTCTGGGTGTTAAATTGGTGTTAACACATACATTGTTACTCAAAAACCTTTTCAGTGAGGCAGATAAGATGGCTTTTGAAAATTTCTTTTAAGTTACACATGATGAAGAATTATGTGTTTCTGAGGATACTTAATGTATTTCTACATACATAGGTTGAAGATGTCAAGTAAAATGATTGGGGAGTGGGTGTATGGGGCTTTCAGATATGGAATATACTATGTACTGGTTAAATGTGCATGATTCATTCTGTCTGTTTAATAATGTCCTTTATAGTTTGCAAGAAATGTtgaacaatttaaccctttcatgcaaagtggtcacttcagtggacagttactctacagctgttctcttgtatattcatgggttttgatgttttagttccatatcagccgacacattgggcgctcatgcatcatcccatacactgcaattgataccattactgtaactttgctgttcttggtaaaattgatctgcaggaacatgtttgagtgtaaagtaattgcttattatttttattagactgtaagtcGCACCaaaaagtttagtttttgttttttttttccttccatattatctccatgaagtgagtaatgactagtattagagtatgttaaaaatgtgacaaaacatcagattagcagcatgggaaatgtttttatttcatagttttctgcgtattagtaaatacatgtttctttgcttcaaaaattaaatgcatggtgtccagctgagtggacatttttgcaacttcatgaaaaatagattcataaaaaaatttcaaacacattattttttttaatcgaatccaactttatttgtaaggcacagtggattaaagtactgtacagaaaaataaataaaaaacaaaataacagagtaaaatgcaagaatagattaaaagacatagaacaactgtaaaaaaaaaaaaaaaaaaaaagtaataataaaataaaatagatagataacaatacagaagaatagataaaacctaaataaaagaataaaatacaagaatagaaaaaaaacataaaaagatgtacaattaatgccaaatttaagaggaataataacagtaaaaaaaaaaaaatcttgattaaggttctcataattcatgcatgaaagggttaaaaagagcaACCACTTTCGGTGTTTCAGTCAAAAACACTTGGGAATGAGACATTTGATTATTGTGAAATTATTTACAATACCATAACTGTAAGAGAGCTTGCGAATTATCGTAACTTGACTGGAAGAAATGCCAGCTGTACGAATGTTCCCTTGAATAgatagataactttatttatcccacagtgggcAATTCTGTTTAACAGTCTCCAATGCGGTTTCAGTGGATTATAGAACAGTATAAAAAAACCCACAGACATTGACATTTCAGACATCATCatcatacacatacatgcactgCCGGTGTGAGCAGCTTAATGCAGTCGAaaacattatataaataaataaacaggcacCCTACAACCCTATCTCATTCAGCAGCCTGATGGCAGAGGCAATAAATGAGTTCGTGTATCTATTTGTTCTCATCTGAGGCGCATAGTATCGTCTCCCTGATGGCATTAAGGTGAATCTATCTTTGAGGACGTGGTCTGGTTGATCTAGGATCCTCCTGGCTTTCTGCACCATCTGCTTCTTCCATAAaaagttcaggtgtttttgttgAACTCCTATAATTTTGGAGCAGACCGTAAAGATGGTGCTGatactgttattgtgttttacagacagcccattataaaagaaaagaaaactatgtAGTATGATTTCATAGTTTGATTTAAAAAACAGTTCAATCAGAGGTAAAAtaagtgttattttgtttttgttcatatttattcccCATTTGGTGCCAGGGAAGCAAATAAATTATCTATATCCAAAAACAAATCTTACTGTCCTAAAGTTTAATAAATTTGCTCAATCAATGTTTTGCTTTCTGGGAAACAGAAAAGGCTAAATTGCCAAATCAAGATTACTTCTAGAGAGgccaacaaaaatacaaaatacaacctTTTTGCTTCTTGTTATATACTATTATGCACAGGTTTCTTCAGGCATAAATCATGGTTGAGGGTTTTAATAAGGAAATCTCTCATTTTGAGCATgcaaacataatcacctaaagtcaTGACTCGTCCATAACATTGGAAAAAAGTCAAGATGTAATCATCCAGCCCTGTATTATAAGACTTTTTATCACACCATCTTTGATTGAGCATTAATGAAATCCTACAGATTTATGAAACAACATTTAATACTCAACATCTGAAACGTCTTTTTATTTGCTGATAACTGATGTCACTCAGTAGAGCCGATACTGTCAGACATCAGGGTTTGGCTGATATTTGTGCATCTTTAAGCATAACCATGCTGTGTGTTGTCATAATAGAAATTTACCTGATTATTCTGATTCTTGGTCTAATATTTAAACACACTTTTCCTTATCAGGCACTATGCAGTTCGGTAGCAGAAGAAGGAAGATTATTAACTCTGCTCAGACGGAGCTTTATGGACATTCAGTGCAGTTCTATGGACAGCCTCCCCTCGAAAACATCTCCCTCACCGAATTTGAGACGTTTGCTGTCGAGAGACTGAAATGTAAGATCTTTTCATGTGGTGatatttttacttttcatttatgAAATGTATTAGTCAAACAAGTACAATGTGGTTTTGTGATATTGATATTCTTCATCTTTTGATGCCACTACAGTGTTGAAGACCGTTGAGACTTTGGGAGTGAGTTTTGTGAAACACTCAGAGCAGTACTCTAAGAAACTGGAGTCTGAGTTTAAAAACTTGAACTTTCCATATAGACCAGAGACTGTGAGTATGTTTATCTCTATATAACCCCCATCACCGCACTTCCATATTATCATATATTTGTGGAAATTGCCACTTAGGCCATGCTACGCTATATGAacagaagtattgggacatgttgaattcaggtgtttcttttctaacaggggtctgggttacagtaatgacaaatgtcacaatatagttttatattgtgataaatgttgcattgcattggttagttttgtttcaattgttatctttgcttctaaaatacatttttttcaacattgatttatttatttttttttgtccatgactgtgattttaaatgttctacctctaaatttctaagatatttttcatgctctaactgtaaataataattttctaccacaactaaccatctactttcttcacatctcactgaagtagaaaaatctcccattaaactttagggaaatattgatgttcataaactatattgacaaaaatactgggacacatcatggctacatctATAAGATGTCCTGtgcatgatgatttgagatataaacatcaatattttcttaaagattaatgggattttttttcctaaatgagatgtgaagaaagtaggtggttagttgtggtagaaaattaattTTTACAGTCAGCGtgtggaaaatattttagaaatttagagttggaacatttaaaattatagtcatcgattaaaaaaacaaaatcagttttgagagaaattaaataagaaccatctctgaggcattttggaagcaaaaataacaatgtaaacaaaactaatacagttcaatgatatttatcacaatttaaaactatattatgacatttgtcaatattgttttgtagcccagagccctgttagaaaagaaacacctgaattcaacgtgtcccaatacttttgtccatgtagtgtacaTCCAAGAGgagaagggttaaaaaaaattgctcttaataaaaatatttgaatggcaaattaaaaaaaaaaaaaaaaaaaactttgtcagtGAGTAGAGCTGACATACAATGTAACAAGCTGTGAGAAAGTTATTTGAGATAAATTTTTAACATAATGCAAAAATATCTTTATTGACAAAGGACGACAGAAAAATTCAAACTGGACCAAGTGAATTTGAGAAACGACGAAAGGACCACATCTCCCACTTTATTCTCAGACTCGCCTACTGCCAAACGtaagtaaaatctgtcattactgTATAACTTTTatcatcacataaaaaaaaaaaaaaaatgcagatggcTTAAGGAAAACTAAATAACTCTTTTAAAGGGAGGACCTGAGGCGGTGGTTTATACAACAGGAAGTCGACCTTTTCCGCTACCGCTTCAATGATCTTCctccaaaacaaaaacttgaatttcTGCACAGAAATAACCTGCAGTACGACACGGTAAAGTCCATTCTAATGTTCTGTATGTTTTTGGAAAGcctgtttttgttgacttttcagacacttcagtgaaaaaaaacattagtaGGTGTTACGTTAGGCTCTAAATGgatagtttactttagtttttgatatgtgtattattgtcattaaaaggacagtttatttttgtttataatatgtgtattattgttatgaaatggacagagtttactttatgtgaaatgctgctgcaaaatggacagtctatccttgatttGTATAGCAATTTTGTTTTGTGCGTAGTCAGAATTTAGTCGGATATGTGTAGGatgtttgagttacttatgggaccTGAtctaggaatttagggtaggttgaaggatggggtaagggggtgggagattataagttaaactttatcccgctccttttcgaatggtggactttcttttatataatccttttgttgtttggttttttaacaaaacaaaaacaaaacatatgcaCAGACTTGTCTACAAAATCTGACCTTTTTACCCTGATTTTTAGTTATTAAGCGGTCTATAATATTCTGTTGTCCACTAAAATTTATAGTAAATATTAATAGTAGGAAATAACCGTGAAGTTAAATCAGAAACCTTTTTAGATGATAGCGTTCCCAGTTCTAGCATTCATAGTGTAGTGTGAGATCACAAGATGTCTTCTATATTAGTGTAAAAGGGATTCAGATTTCCATTTTTATCACTAGATGGCACTGTTCAACAGCAGCAGAGTCCAGTATTATGTGGAATTTCATACAAAAATGTGACGTAGAGCTTTAAATATTGAAGGAGAtttatttagtaatattttagatGAACACTAATTCTGACACAGGAATCAATAACTGTACAGCACACATATTGAGTTTCTGTTTTACCTCATATTGTGTCTTTAGACCTATCTTTTCATGTAATGGAGATGTATACCTAAAGCAGAAATGAAACTGTTTAATTATTCATCCACCCGTAATGTGTCATGCAGGCTGAAAACAGTGCATTTATTTGATAAATGATGTTTGGCAAAACACTGCCAAAGTTCTGTAGCTCTTCACTGAAATTTCTCATCCTCATCAATAACTTTTCAGATTAGTGTCGAGGAAAAGAAGGCTCTGCAGGATAAACTTGTCAACTCCAGTTACGCTGTCAGTGGAATCACTGTGGAGGATCAGGACTTCTACAAAGTGAGTTAGTCTTCTCTGCCTCCATAACGGAAGACCACTATGAATCTTAACCATCGACGTCTCAGAAACATATGGAATAAGAATGTGTGGATTGTCATGTTTTATAAAACGGAATGTAAACCCTTTGAAACTcgttataaacctattttttctTGCTGATGTAAAATCATTCTGCCTAGGAATGTTGCCAtccttttttggtcatttttcgcTTGTCTTCATGAGTTTAAGTTTATTATATACTCTCTTTtagctctgatttttttttttccaccacctCCTTGAGTGTGGAGGTGCAATATTATTCACACAGCTAGTTGTTAACTTTTTAAAGGAATTACCAACCTCCTACACCTGAAAATTACACATTGAGAATGGTGATAATGAACTAAAACTGAAGTATGACCACTTCTCAACTACACAGTTGATgatctgttgtcttttttttttttttttttttttaatttctccagATTTTCAGAGTACTTGGATGTCATCTAGTGTAAGGATATGACTGAGATGAAATTTCGAATTTTTACAAAGAAAACATGTACTTTAATAATATTTATTGTCAATATTGACTCTGTGTCTGAGTAAAATATCCACTTACAGCaggtaaaaaatgaacaaaatcttaaAAGTATTCATGTAGAATGATTATAAACACTTCATGTGATAATACAAGTAGTTTGCTCTTTAAAGAGATGCAACAACTGACGCAGCCCCAGAATCTGGAAATATAATTTTGTAATTGGTAGATCTTCATAACCTTTTACATTTCAATAGATTTAAGTCTATTCACAAACccaaagaaaagtagaaaaaaatcaAGGCCTCCTAGTCTCCACAGTCGAGTTTGTGAATCGAATGTCTTGAATGTAAGAAAAGGGAAGGTAGTTGATGTAAATCTCCGTGGCAGACGTAATAATCCTAACATTCATGCATGGGAGGTATAAATGTTTCTATATTTTGATTGCTTCAGTTATTAATAATTCTGTTCGTGTCTTATTGTTTAAAGGTTCCGTTTCAAGATGCCTTGGATTTAGTGCGAACAAGGAAAGTGTACCTCAAAGCGGGCTACGTGTACATCCCCCACCAGGACATTGTCACAATTGTTCTCAATGATTTCCGTACAAGACTTTCTAAAGCTCTTGCAGTAAGTGCCTCCAACTCTGTCATCAAAAGAGTGATGAAGTCTGTTATATAATGTTTTTTGAAAAGTGAAAACCTTCAGGTGtattccacatgtaacacaagaTTTCTTCTATTTAAGGGAGTTTGACTAAGGTCTGGCTTTTGATGGTTATGGCCTAAAAAGGGACCCCAGGCTTTAATCAACACAGTTTTACACTCAGCCAACAGAGCTTCGTATTGAATTATATTTCACGACTGTTTTGTCCACACCCTGTACATGTAGTTTATGTAAATGCATATTGTGAATACCATAACCTTGGTTCCATGTAGTAAATTATGAAACCGCAGTCATGGCTGCTACTGTCAGAGCCCTCAGGGACAGGAGAGAAATGCACGGTTTAAATAAGGTAAATACATTTGTACACATGACAGAGTGTCTTGAGGGTACATAGCTAGTGTGAAAGTGCTTGTTGTCCCTTTAGGCATGATTTGAAGGTTGGGGTGAGGCTTAGCCACACTTGTTCACTGGCCTGAATGCCAAGCAACATTAAAGCATTGTTCGGAACAACCATGTTGCGGGTACAAAGCGAGCCTTTGCCTTGGAAAAAAGGGGAAAGTTCAGGATGGCAGAAAAGAACTTAAATACCGATTAGTTGAAGGTATTATTGATTTCAGCTAGTCTAGTGTTTTGCTTTGGGTACAAATGTGTCGTCCTTGGGTGTCTGTAAAGACCCTCGCTACGTTACTTGTCTTCAGTCAAGTTGTCATGGCAGTTTGAACAAAGGTCTGGTTTTACTCGGTGGAGGCGTTGTGTTGACTGTTCCTCATACTTCACTGAATAGTCACTTCCAATCAATTCCACTGCCAGGTTATACCGGCATTTATGGAAACGCACAGCCCTGTTTAGAAAGCGATCTAAAATACCTATTGGCACGCTGACGCACCCATCTAAGCTTCATCACTGGCAAAGGAGCGTAAGTAAAAAGAAATGTGTCTTTTTATGAAGCCTTTCAGTTTCTGAATTCATGCACGGTAGGAAAGTGAAGGTATTCCCACAGATTTATGCTTTAGAAAACTACCATAGAAGCCCTTCTAGTGTTCAACTAGTAGTGTTAATGCTGTAGTGTAGAAGGTCGTTGCCTTGATATTGCTGTTGGCATAGTGGACTGCATCTATTTAATTAGCTTTAATATGAACATGTGTCCGTCATGGGATTTGCAGGCGTGTTGTTTCCAAATTGGAAAAGGGAAACACAAACACCAAAAAAGCACATCATGGTCCAGATCAGCCAATCTCCAGTTTCCTGGTAATTATCTGGACCACTAACTGTTGGAATGGAATAGCGttgcaaacctttttttttttttttttttttttcctgtaactgTGCCATAATAGCTCTTTATGTGTTACTATAACAGTTATTCTCATCCACTGGGGATGGAAAGGGGACATTGCACAAAATGTGTCATGAAAAAGGTATGAAATTGAAAGCTGCTTCTCCATGACTCTGCTTGGTTATTCATTAGCAGATAAAAATATGGTTTATTAagcagtttttgtgtttgtgtaaggCAAATTTCAGAGAGTGCACTTTAGGCAACtcgctgttttttttaaaatcacgTTTAAAAAGCAATTAGGAAGCCAAATAAAGCGTCCTTTATCGGGTTTGTTCTGAAATCTGTGCTTTCATTCCTAAGATGCATAAATAAATCAGTCCTACAGCTTTCATGAGAGGCAGGAATACTTTTGTTAAATCGTGACAGGAGGTGAAAACCAAGCCAGATTTGTTTGCCACAGACACCTCGTAagtgtcattgtgtttgattCATATGTGGTTGTTTGCTCagctcaagtaaaaaaaaaaccaaaaaaatgtcaGTCATGTTTTTCCACAAATTGGAGCCAAATTGTTATGAAAAAGTTGCAGAAGCAGAGTTAGATTCACAGTTGAAGTGTTAACACTAAAATACAGATGGATTTCTTTGCAGTGCCTTAGCCAtaacattgtcttttttttaattactgtACTTTTATTGTGCTTAAGCTGCACAATGAACCCCAACCGTTCGACTCCGCTAACGGTGCTTAGTCCTTTGACCTACACTATTTGCCATTACTCAAGCGATGCCCATCTCATCCGCAGCTGACAGCCCGCTCACTACCGGCAGTGCATTCTGATGAACGGCTCCAACCTCTCCTTAACCACCTCAGGTAAGCCACAGGATTAATAACTTTGTCGCCACTTTGCCGGGATCCTGTTGAATTTTGCAGGATTGATCTTTGACATGAAGAGACTGGACCGAGTCAACGCATTTGTCCCTGCAGACAGGTCCAGATGTTGTGTTCACTTATGGGCTCGCTGCATCATCTGTTCATTAAAGGTTTTGTTTTAGCAGTTAGGATTTTAATGGATATTAATGATATGTTTGCAACATCCATGCAACTGCTAAAAAATTACCTGAACAAGTAGTTTAAAGAAGTGCATCCAAGATAAAGGTCCatgttagagctgcacaatatatcgtttgagcatcatcatcaggATGTACGTgtacgcaatagtcacattgcaggccCTGCGATGTAGGAGGCGAATTAAATCAACGTGTTCTCACCTAATTTCAAAGGTAGTGACACACACTGCCAATCAcgatcgttcttaatcagtttggagcaaggttattatcgttaatgaaaattaacgaaatgacgaaaactagaattgaaaaatcaattaactgaaacaaataaaaactataatttaaagagaaaaaaaccataattaactgaaactgcattgtgtgcttacaaaactaactaaaacgtgtaaaaattatggatgaaattcccttctttttcgtttttgtcaatgtcacattgatttatttcgctccagcaattttagctgttgccaccatacggcacttcatggTCAGTCatttggtttagagtcgtcttctcgtccccactgtacctggaaacagcagagtcctgcatgggatttatttgaatatgatggtgaagaagaaaaaagataagaaaaaactaaaactaaactaaaattaaggatttagaaaaaaaacaagaactaataaaaactagcaaactggctttaaaaattaattaaagataactgaattagagaaaaaaaaagtcaaaactaaactctAAGGACaattccaaaactattataaccttggtttggagtgagttgctgggaacaatattgaaaaatgagcaacgaacaagagaaaatcactgtaaatgaagacttggtgccgaaaagaaaagcaacgtctattatctggaattatttttttggttacaagaaggatgatattgaaacacgtgttctgtgtcgacagtgtctcgCACCTGTTtccacaacaagaggtaacacaactgattagtttgaccatttacgtcagcaccacacagatatgatatactcctgagtatttcttcatatcacagggttaaacaaaaatagcaatgtcagttttttccaatatcgtgcagccctagttcatgtacttgtgatgttttttttttttttttttttaagaatagcACAGCTGCTAGTCTCTGTGTTATAGGCTTCACCTTCTATAAATGCCTTCTTAATTAATACTCTTTAAGTTGTTTTCTAATGAAAGCCTTTTCATGTGAATCGGGAACAAGAGGTGTTTGCATTTACAGGGGTTTAATAGCAGCTGGTTTTTTCAAGCTTCAATAGCAAAGGAGTGCATCTTCAAACACATTGAGGGTGTTAACTCTTAGATAAAAGTAACAGCATGAATACAGAGGTGGGAGAAGTCATGTCGTCCGATTGTT contains the following coding sequences:
- the prim2 gene encoding DNA primase large subunit, which gives rise to MQFGSRRRKIINSAQTELYGHSVQFYGQPPLENISLTEFETFAVERLKLLKTVETLGVSFVKHSEQYSKKLESEFKNLNFPYRPETDDRKIQTGPSEFEKRRKDHISHFILRLAYCQTEDLRRWFIQQEVDLFRYRFNDLPPKQKLEFLHRNNLQYDTISVEEKKALQDKLVNSSYAVSGITVEDQDFYKVPFQDALDLVRTRKVYLKAGYVYIPHQDIVTIVLNDFRTRLSKALALTARSLPAVHSDERLQPLLNHLSHAYVGQDYSIQKNVGKISLDQIDSLSGKSFPLCMRQLHQALRENHHLRHGGRMQYGLFLKGIGLSLEQALQFWRSEFIRGKVDADKFDKAYAYSIRHMFGKEGKRTDYTPYSCMKVILSNPPSQGDHHGCPFRHSDPELLKQKLQVYKVSPSGISQILELVKGMHYQLACQKYFELTHNIEDSSFSLNHPNQYFVESQKVLGGGKDIKRETDPQQRSQENATTRASTAAQDTAAKDVAEMTEDLDSFFQDG